The Coffea arabica cultivar ET-39 chromosome 9e, Coffea Arabica ET-39 HiFi, whole genome shotgun sequence genome has a window encoding:
- the LOC113707753 gene encoding N6-mAMP deaminase-like: MEEWWKTMPKIELHAHLNGSVRDSTLLELARELGDKGTIVFSDFEQVILKHDRSLVEVFKLFDLIHLITTDHKTVTRITKEVVEDFAAENVVYLELRTTPKRNDSKGMSKESYMQAVVEGLRAVNNVDVDFAHKLDAEAIENSHPANDRNSGSRRKKICVRLLLSIDRRESTEAAMETVKLALQMKDLGVVGIDLSGNPVIGEWQTFLPALKFAKEQGLSVTLHSGEVPNSEEVHAMLDFLPGRIGHACYFEEDHWRKLKSFKIPVEICLTSNIRTETIPSLDVHHFADLYNSEHPVSLCTDDMGVFSTSLSHEYSLAASAFGLGMKEMYTLARDAINFIFAGNDAKEELKEIFASVSKELKA, encoded by the exons ATGGAAGAATGGTGGAAAACTATGCCAAAGATTGAACTACACGCACATCTTAATGGCTCCGTCCGGGACTCCACTTTGCT GGAACTTGCAAGAGAATTGGGAGATAAGGGAACTATAGTTTTCTCAGATTTTGAGCAGGTCATCCTAAAAC ATGATCGTTCACTGGTTGAGGTTTTCAAGTTGTTCGATTTGATCCACCTTATTACTACTGACCACAAAACTGTTACAAGAATTACTAAGGAG GTAGTTGAAGATTTTGCAGCTGAAAATGTCGTGTATTTGGAACTGAGAACAACTCCAAAG AGAAACGATTCAAAAGGGATGAGCAAAGAATCATACATGCAAGCTGTTGTGGAAGGTTTAAGGGCCGTCAACAATGTTGATGTtgattttgctcataaactaGATGCAGAAGCTATTGAAAATTCTCATCCTGCTAATGATAGAAATAGTGGAAGTCGAAGGAAAAAGATATGTGTGAGACTTCTTCTAAGTATTGACAGGCGTGAATCAACGGAGGCTGCAATGGAAACA GTTAAGCTTGCTCTACAAATGAAGGATTTAGGAGTTGTGGGAATTGACCTTTCTGGCAATCCTGTAATTGGTGAATG GCAAACATTTTTGCCTGCTTTGAAGTTTGCCAAAGAGCAAGGACTTTCTGTAACTCTGCACTCTGGGGAG GTACCGAATTCAGAGGAAGTGCATGCAATGCTAGATTTTCTTCCTGGAAGAATTGGCCATGCCTGCTACTTTGAGGAAGACCATTGGAGAAAATTAAAGTCATTTAAGATCCCG GTTGAGATTTGTTTGACATCGAACATCAGAACAGAAACAATCCCATCGTTAGATGTTCACCATTTTG CTGATTTGTATAATTCAGAACATCCAGTTAGCCTCTGCACTGATGACATGGGGGTATTTTCTACTAGCCTATCACACGAGTACAGCCTTGCTGCTTCTGCATTTG GTCTTGGAATGAAGGAAATGTATACACTTGCAAGGGATGccataaactttatttttgcGGGCAATGATGCGAAAGAGGAACTGAAGGAGATATTTGCCTCAGTTTCTAAGGAACTGAAGGCGTAA